The following proteins come from a genomic window of Chionomys nivalis chromosome 9, mChiNiv1.1, whole genome shotgun sequence:
- the Aurka gene encoding aurora kinase A isoform X1, whose protein sequence is MDRCKENCGSRLAKTTVPFGPKRVLVTEQIPSQNLGLASSGQAQRVLCPSNSSHRVPSQAQKLASCQKPVPKQLPAANVLRPVSRLSNPQKSEQPQPTASGNNSEKEQASKQKTEDSKKRQWTLEDFDIGRPLGKGKFGNVYLAREKQSKFILALKVLFKTQLEKAGVEHQLRREVEIQSHLRHPNILRLYGYFHDATRVYLILEYAPLGTVYRELQKHSKFDEQRTATYITELANALSYCHSKRVIHRDIKPENLLLGPNGELKIADFGWSVHAPSSRRTTLCGTLDYLPPEMIEGRMHDEKVDLWSLGVLCYEFLVGMPPFEAQTYQETYRRISRVEFTFPDFVTEGARDLISRLLKHNASQRLTLAEVLEHPWITANSSKSSTGQKNKELTSKSS, encoded by the exons ATGGACAGATGTAAAGAAAACTGCGGTTCCAGACTTGCTAAG aCCACAGTTCCCTTTGGTCCAAAACGAGTCTTGGTGACAGAGCAGATTCCTTCTCAGAACCTAGGATTGGCTAGCAGTGGCCAGGCCCAGCGGGTCTTGTGTCCTTCCAACTCCTCCCACCGTGTCCCTTCACAAGCACAGAAACTGGCCTCATGTCAGAAGCCAGTGCCAAAGCAGTTGCCAGCTGCCAACGTTCTTCGACCTGTCTCCCGTCTCAGCAACCCCCAGAAAAGTGAGCAGCCCCAGCCCACAGCCTCTG GAAATAATTCTGAAAAGGAACAGGcatcaaaacagaaaactgaagacTCGAAAAA AAGGCAGTGGACTCTGGAGGATTTTGACATTGGCCGCCCCCTGGGTAAAGGAAAGTTCGGAAATGTTTACTTGGCAAGGGAGAAGCAAAGCAAGTTTATCCTGGCCCTGAAGGTGCTGTTTAAAACTCAGCTGGAGAAAGCAGGGGTGGAGCACCAGCTTCGAAGAGAAGTGGAGATACAGTCCCACTTGCG GCACCCCAACATCCTCAGGCTGTATGGATATTTCCACGATGCCACCAGAGTTTATCTAATTCTCGAGTACGCACCCCTTGGGACAGTCTATAGAGAGCTCCAGAAGCACTCCAAGTTTGACGAGCAGAGAACGGCTACC TACATCACCGAGTTGGCAAACGCTCTGTCTTACTGTCATTCAAAGAGAGTCATTCACAGAGACATTAAACCAGAGAACCTGCTTCTTGGGCCAAATGGAGAGTTGAAGATCGCAGACTTCGGGTGGTCTGTGCATGCTCCATCTTCCAG GAGAACCACATTGTGTGGCACCCTGGACTACCTGCCCCCCGAGATGATTGAGGGCCGGATGCACGACGAGAAGGTGGACCTCTGGAGCCTGGGTGTCCTCTGCTATGAGTTCCTAGTTGGGATGCCCCCCTTCGAGGCACAGACCTACCAGGAGACCTATAGAAGGATATCACGG GTTGAATTCACATTCCCCGACTTTGTGACTGAAGGAGCCAGGGACCTCATTTCAAGACTGTTAAAGCACAATGCAAGCCAGAGGCTAACACTAGCAGAAGTCCTTGAGCACCCCTGGATCACAGCTAATTCCTCAAAGTCTTCGACCGGCCAAAAAAACAAAGAGCTAACTAGCAAATCGTCTTAG
- the Aurka gene encoding aurora kinase A isoform X2 produces MDRCKENCGSRLAKTTVPFGPKRVLVTEQIPSQNLGLASSGQAQRVLCPSNSSHRVPSQAQKLASCQKPVPKQLPAANVLRPVSRLSNPQKSEQPQPTASGNNSEKEQASKQKTEDSKKQWTLEDFDIGRPLGKGKFGNVYLAREKQSKFILALKVLFKTQLEKAGVEHQLRREVEIQSHLRHPNILRLYGYFHDATRVYLILEYAPLGTVYRELQKHSKFDEQRTATYITELANALSYCHSKRVIHRDIKPENLLLGPNGELKIADFGWSVHAPSSRRTTLCGTLDYLPPEMIEGRMHDEKVDLWSLGVLCYEFLVGMPPFEAQTYQETYRRISRVEFTFPDFVTEGARDLISRLLKHNASQRLTLAEVLEHPWITANSSKSSTGQKNKELTSKSS; encoded by the exons ATGGACAGATGTAAAGAAAACTGCGGTTCCAGACTTGCTAAG aCCACAGTTCCCTTTGGTCCAAAACGAGTCTTGGTGACAGAGCAGATTCCTTCTCAGAACCTAGGATTGGCTAGCAGTGGCCAGGCCCAGCGGGTCTTGTGTCCTTCCAACTCCTCCCACCGTGTCCCTTCACAAGCACAGAAACTGGCCTCATGTCAGAAGCCAGTGCCAAAGCAGTTGCCAGCTGCCAACGTTCTTCGACCTGTCTCCCGTCTCAGCAACCCCCAGAAAAGTGAGCAGCCCCAGCCCACAGCCTCTG GAAATAATTCTGAAAAGGAACAGGcatcaaaacagaaaactgaagacTCGAAAAA GCAGTGGACTCTGGAGGATTTTGACATTGGCCGCCCCCTGGGTAAAGGAAAGTTCGGAAATGTTTACTTGGCAAGGGAGAAGCAAAGCAAGTTTATCCTGGCCCTGAAGGTGCTGTTTAAAACTCAGCTGGAGAAAGCAGGGGTGGAGCACCAGCTTCGAAGAGAAGTGGAGATACAGTCCCACTTGCG GCACCCCAACATCCTCAGGCTGTATGGATATTTCCACGATGCCACCAGAGTTTATCTAATTCTCGAGTACGCACCCCTTGGGACAGTCTATAGAGAGCTCCAGAAGCACTCCAAGTTTGACGAGCAGAGAACGGCTACC TACATCACCGAGTTGGCAAACGCTCTGTCTTACTGTCATTCAAAGAGAGTCATTCACAGAGACATTAAACCAGAGAACCTGCTTCTTGGGCCAAATGGAGAGTTGAAGATCGCAGACTTCGGGTGGTCTGTGCATGCTCCATCTTCCAG GAGAACCACATTGTGTGGCACCCTGGACTACCTGCCCCCCGAGATGATTGAGGGCCGGATGCACGACGAGAAGGTGGACCTCTGGAGCCTGGGTGTCCTCTGCTATGAGTTCCTAGTTGGGATGCCCCCCTTCGAGGCACAGACCTACCAGGAGACCTATAGAAGGATATCACGG GTTGAATTCACATTCCCCGACTTTGTGACTGAAGGAGCCAGGGACCTCATTTCAAGACTGTTAAAGCACAATGCAAGCCAGAGGCTAACACTAGCAGAAGTCCTTGAGCACCCCTGGATCACAGCTAATTCCTCAAAGTCTTCGACCGGCCAAAAAAACAAAGAGCTAACTAGCAAATCGTCTTAG